Proteins encoded by one window of Vigna radiata var. radiata cultivar VC1973A chromosome 5, Vradiata_ver6, whole genome shotgun sequence:
- the LOC106760433 gene encoding LRR receptor-like serine/threonine-protein kinase ERECTA — translation MAFWFGFLLLVLLLPLDLVKSDDGATLLEMKKSLRDVDNVLFDWTDSPSSDYCVWRGVTCENVTFNVVALNLSGLNLEGEISPALGRLSSLVSIDLKENRLSGQIPDELGDCSSLKNVDFSFNEIRGDIPFSISKMKQLENLILKNNQLIGPIPSTLSQVPNLKILDLAQNNLSGEIPRLIYWNEVLQYLGLRGNNLSGSLSPDICQLTGLWYFDVRNNSLTGNIPENIGNCTAFQILDLSYNKLSGEIPFNIGFLQVATLSLQGNKLSGYIPSVIGLMQALTVLDLSCNMLSGPIPPILGNLTYTEKLYLYGNKLTGRIPPELGNMTKLHYLELNDNLLSGQIPPELGKLTDLFDLNVANNNLEGPIPENLGSCKNLNSLNVHGNKMSGTIPSAFQSLESMTYLNLSSNNFQGSIPIELSRIGNLDTLDISNNNIIGSIPSSIGDLEHLLKLNLSRNHLTGFIPAEFGNLRSVMDDVKSSNILLDKDLEPHLTDFGIAKSLCPSKSHTSTYIMGTIGYIDPEYARTSRLTEKSDVYSYGIVLLELLTGRKAVENESNLHHLILSKTANDAVMETVDPDISATCKDMGAVKKVFQLALLCTKKQPVDRPTMHEVTRVLGSLVPPKESVPTQVLLPHSQPSAKMQSYKDEYANLKAPHLVNCPSISTSDAQLFLKFGEVISQNSE, via the exons ATGGCGTTTTGGTTTGGATTCCTTCTTCTGGTTCTTCTCCTTCCTTTGGATTTGGTGAAATCTGACGACG GAGCAACGTTGTTGGAGATGAAAAAGTCGTTGAGGGATGTGGATAACGTTCTGTTTGACTGGACTGACTCACCTTCTTCAGATTATTGTGTCTGGAGAGGGGTTACTTGTGAAAATGTCACTTTCAATGTGGTTGCACT gAATCTTTCAGGACTGAATCTTGAAGGCGAGATTTCACCTGCATTAGGGAGGCTTAGCAGCTTGGTCTCCAT TGATCTCAAGGAAAACCGTTTATCTGGGCAGATACCTGATGAACTTGGTGACTGTTCCTCCTTGAAAAACGT AGATTTCTCTTTTAATGAGATTCGGGGAGATATACCGTTTTCAATTTCGAAGATGAAACAACTGGAAAATCT AATCTTGAAAAATAATCAGCTCATTGGACCAATTCCTTCAACTCTCTCTCAGGTTCCTAACTTGAAGATTCT AGACCTGGCACAGAATAATCTCAGCGGTGAGATACCAAGACTTATATACTGGAATGAAGTTTTGCAATATCT TGGCTTGCGAGGTAACAATTTGTCGGGTTCACTTTCTCCAGACATATGCCAGTTAACTGGATTGTGGTATTT TGACGTGAGAAACAATAGCTTGACAGGCAATATTCCTGAAAACATAGGCAATTGTACTGCTTTCCAGATCTT GGATTTATCTTACAACAAGCTATCTGGAGAGATACCATTCAATATTGGTTTCCTACAAGTAGCAACTCT GTCATTGCAAGGCAATAAACTCTCAGGTTATATTCCATCAGTTATCGGTCTGATGCAAGCCCTTACTGTTTT AGATTTGAGCTGTAACATGCTAAGCGGGCCAATCCCTCCTATATTGGGAAATTTAACTTACACAGAAAAACT GTATTTATATGGAAACAAGCTGACCGGTCGCATCCCCCCGGAGCTCGGAAACATGACGAAGCTTCACTATTT GGAATTGAATGATAACCTTTTAAGTGGACAAATCCCGCCTGAGCTTGGAAAGCTTACTGATCTGTTTGACTT AAATGTTGCCAATAACAACCTTGAGGGTCCAATTCCCGAGAATCTCGGCTCATGTAAAAACCTCAACAGCCT AAATGTGCATGGGAATAAGATGAGTGGAACAATTCCCTCAGCTTTTCAAAGCTTGGAGAGTATGACCTATCT GAATCTTTCTTCAAACAATTTTCAAGGGTCTATTCCAATTGAACTTTCACGGATCGGAAATTTGGATACACT ggatatatcaaataataatataattggttCCATTCCTTCTTCCATTGGTGATTTGGAACATCTTCTGAAATT GAATCTGAGCAGAAATCATTTAACAGGCTTTATTCCGGCAGAGTTTGGTAATCTAAGAAGTGTCATGGAT GATGTGAAGTCGTCTAATATATTACTAGACAAAGACTTGGAGCCCCATCTCACCGATTTTGGCATTGCAAAGAGTCTATGCCCTTCTAAGTCCCACACTTCCACTTACATAATGGGCACCATTGGCTACATAGACCCCGAGTATGCTAGAACTTCTCGTCTCACTGAGAAGTCTGATGTGTATAGCTACGGTATTGTATTACTTGAGCTTCTAACTGGGAGGAAAGCTGTGGAAAACGAATCAAACCTTCATCATCTG ATTTTGTCCAAGACAGCTAATGATGCTGTAATGGAAACCGTTGACCCAGATATCAGTGCCACATGCAAGGACATGGGAGCAGTAAAAAAGGTTTTTCAGCTTGCTCTTTTGTGCACCAAGAAGCAACCAGTGGATAGACCCACAATGCACGAGGTGACCCGCGTTCTGGGGAGTCTAGTGCCACCAAAAGAATCAGTCCCAACGCAAGTACTTTTACCTCATTCACAGCCATCTGCAAAAATGCAATCCTACAAGGATGAATACGCCAATCTTAAAGCTCCACACTTGGTCAACTGTCCATCCATCAGCACCTCTGATGCGCAACTCTTCCTCAAATTTGGAGAAGTAATATCTCAAAACAGCGAGTGA
- the LOC106760902 gene encoding myosin-15 isoform X2, which produces MMNGGQSQSILVSGESGAGKTETTKLIMQYLTFVGGRAAGDDRTVEQQVLESNPLLEAFGNARTVRNDNSSRFGKFVEIQFDSNGRISGAAIRTYLLERSRVVQITDPERNYHCFYQLCASERDVEKYKLGHPSHFHYLNQSKVYELDGINSAEEYTKTRRAMDIVGISHEDQEAIFCTLAAILHLGNIEFSPGKEHDSSVLKDDKSRFHLQMAADLFRCDLNLLLATLCTRSIQTREGNIVKALDCNAAVAGRDALAKTVYARLFDWLVDKINSSVGQDINSQMQIGVLDIYGFECFKDNSFEQFCINFANEKLQQHFNQHVFKMEQEEYTKEEINWSYIEFIDNQDVLDLIEKKPIGIIALLDEACMFPKSTHETFSTKLFKHFLSHPRLEKEKFSETDFTLSHYAGKVTYHTETFLDKNRDYVVVEHCNLLSSSKLPFVSALFPLLTEESSRSSYKFSSVASRFKQQLQALMETLNTTEPHYIRCVKPSSLNRPQKFENTSVIHQLRCGGVLEAVRISLAGYPTRRIYSEFVDRYGLIAPEFMDGSYDDKAVTLKILQKLKLENFQLGRTKVFLRAGQICILDSRRAEVLDNAAKCIQRQLRMFIARRDFISICAATLSLQACCRGCISRKIYAFKRETAAAISIQKYRRMCLMRHAYVKLCYSAIIVQSNVRGFTTRQRLLRRKEHKAATYIQAYWRMCKVRSAFLKHQNSVVAMQCLWRCRQAKRELRRLKQEANEAGALRLAKNKLEKQLEELTWRLHLEKKIRISNEEVKHVEISKLQKMVEALNLELDAAKLATINECNRNAVLQNQLKLSVKEKSSLERELVAMDEVQKENAQLKGSLEAFEKKSMALELELVSARKDHDKTILKMREFEHKCSQLGQDVKSLQEKLFSLEDENHVLRQKALTVSPKSNYRGLTKSFSEKQPNAVAPCTDQKPIFESPTPTKLISSFTHGSFSDSRRSKLTAEKHQDNNELLSRCIKEDLGFKNGKPLAACIIYKCLHHWHAFESERTAIFDFIVDGINDVLKVRDDDIILPYWLSNTSALLCLLQRNLHSNGFSTATAQRYARSSGLTSRIGHKLRSPLKLIGYDDSTVHVEARYPAILFKQQLTACVEKIYGLIRDNLKKELSPLLASCIQAPKTGRMLGGKLSKSPGGLPPQSPVAQWDNIIKFLDSLMSRMRVNHVPSFFIRKLVTQVFSFTNITLFNSLLLRRECCTFSNGEYVKSGLAELEKWIVNAKEEYAGTSWHELNYIRQAVGFLVIHQKRKKSLEEIRQDLCPALTVRQIYRICTMYWDDKYATQSVSNEVVNQMRDIVGRDNQNLTTNSFLLDDDMSIPFSAEDIDMAIPAINTDDIDPPAFLCEYPCAQFLTLHEK; this is translated from the exons ATGATGAATGGAGGTCAAAGCCAATCTATCTTGGTTAGTGGTGAAAGTGGTGCAGGGAAAACAGAGACTACAaaattgattatgcaatatcTTACCTTTGTTGGTGGGCGTGCTGCTGGTGATGACAGAACTGTTGAACAACAAGTTCTTGAA TCGAATCCACTCTTAGAGGCATTTGGCAATGCAAGGACTGTCAGGAATGACAATTCAAG CCGTTTTGGGAAGTTTGTTGAAATTCAATTTGATTCAAATGGTAGAATATCTGGTGCTGCAATTAGAACTTACTTGCTAGAAAGATCACGAGTAGTACAGATAACAGATCCAGAACGAAATTATCACTGCTTTTATCAGTTGTGTGCATCTGAAAGG GATGTAGAGAAGTATAAGTTGGGACATCCAAGTCACTTCCACTATTTGAATCAAAGTAAAGTCTACGAATTAGATGGCATAAATAGTGCTGAAGAGTACACGAAGACAAGGAGAGCAATGGATATTGTTGGCATAAGTCATGAGGATCAG GAAGCCATATTTTGCACCTTGGCTGCAATTTTACATTTGGGAAACATTGAATTTTCTCCTGGTAAAGAGCATGACTCATCAGTACTAAAAGATGATAAATCAAGATTTCATTTGCAGATGGCTGCCGATCTTTTCAG GTGTGATTTGAACCTACTACTTGCAACATTATGTACGCGTTCAATACAAACCCGAGAAGGAAATATTGTCAAAGCTCTTGATTGTAATGCTGCTGTTGCCGGCCGGGATGCTTTGGCAAAAACTGTCTATGCTCGTTTATTTGATTG GCTTGTTGATAAGATCAATAGTTCTGTGGGCCAAGATATCAATTCCCAGATGCAAATTGGAGTTTTGGATATTTATGGTTTTGAGTGTTTTAAGGATAATAG TTTTGAGCAATTCTGCATCAACTTTGCAAATGAAAAGCTTCAGCAACATTTTAATCAG CATGTTTTCAAGATGGAGCAGGAGGAATACACCAAAGAAGAAATTAACTGGAGCTACATTGAATTTATAGACAACCAAGATGTTTTAGATTTGATTGAAAAG AAACCCATTGGGATCATTGCTCTGTTAGATGAAGCTTG CATGTTTCCAAAATCAACGCATGAAACATTCTCTACCAAGTTGTTTAAACACTTCCTGTCACACCCTCGGTTAGAAAAGGAGAAGTTTTCAGAAACAGATTTTACCCTTTCTCATTATGCTGGAAAG GTCACTTACCATACAGAGACATTCTTAGACAAAAATCGTGATTATGTAGTTGTAGAACATTGTAATCTATTATCCTCTTCAAAGTTGCCATTTGTGTCGGCTCTTTTTCCTTTGCTAACAGAGGAATCTTCAAGGTCATCATACAAGTTTTCTTCTGTGGCTTCCAGATTTAAG CAACAACTGCAAGCACTCATGGAAACACTTAACACAACAGAACCTCATTACATTCGTTGTGTCAAGCCAAGTTCTTTGAATCGACCACAAAAGTTTGAGAATACTAGTGTCATACACCAATTACGTTGTGGG ggtGTCCTTGAGGCTGTTAGAATAAGTTTGGCAGGTTACCCCACTCGTAGGATATACTCAGAGTTTGTAGACCGCTATGGATTAATAGCTCCCGAATTTATGGATGGAag TTACGATGATAAAGCTGTAACCCTGAAAATATTGCAAAAGCTAAAGCTTGAGAATTTTCAG TTAGGTAGGACCAAAGTGTTTCTGAGGGCCGGTCAAATTTGCATTTTAGACTCTCGACGTGCTGAAGTTTTGGACAATGCTGCAAAATGTATTCAGCGTCAACTGCGGATGTTTATTGCTCGCAGGGATTTCATCTCAATTTGTGCCGCTACACTTTCTCTTCAAGCATGCTGCAGGG GTTGCATTAGCCGAAAGATATATGCTTTTAAGCGGGAGACAGCAGCAGCTATTTCCATTCAAAAATACAGGCGTATGTGTCTGATGAGACATGCTTATGTGAAATTGTGTTATTCTGCTATTATTGTGCAATCCAATGTTCGTGGTTTCACAACTCGACAAAGGTTGTTGCGTAGAAAGGAGCACAAAGCTGCTACTTACATTCAG GCCTATTGGAGGATGTGCAAGGTTCGATCTGCATTCctaaaacatcaaaattcagTTGTAGCAATGCAATGCCTTTGGCGATGCAGACAAGCAAAAAGAGAGCTTCGTAGACTTAAGCAA gAGGCTAATGAAGCGGGAGCCTTGCGTTTAGCTAAGAATAAACTTGAGAAACAATTGGAAGAGCTTACATGGCGTTTGCAtctagagaaaaaaattagg ATTTCTAATGAAGAGGTTAAGCATGTTGAGATTTCCAAATTACAGAAGATGGTGGAGGCTCTGAATCTTGAATTAGATGCAGCTAAACTTGCAACAATTAATGAGTGCAACAGAAATGCAGTTTTGCAAAATCAGTTGAAGTTATCAGTAAAGGAAAAATCTTCTTTAGAAAGAGAGCTAGTTGCAATGGATGAAGTGCAAAAGGAAAATGCTCAATTAAAG GGTTCACTGGAGGCTTTTGAAAAGAAGAGCATGGCTTTGGAGCTTGAACTTGTTAGTGCTCGGAAAGACCATGACAAAACCATTCTGAAAATGAGGGAGTTTGAACACAAGTGTTCTCAACTTGGGCAAGATGTGAAAAG cCTCCAGGAAAAGCTATTTAGTTTAGAGGATGAAAATCATGTGCTTCGTCAGAAAGCCTTAACTGTATCTCCTAAGAGTAACTATCGAGGTTTAACAAAGTCATTTTCAGAA AAACAACCAAATGCAGTAGCTCCCTGCACTGATCAAAAGCCCATATTT GAATCGCCCACACCTACAAAACTTATTTCCTCTTTTACACATGGAAGTTTCTCAGACTCTCGTAGATCAAAATTAACGGCAGAGAAGCACCAG GATAACAATGAACTCCTCTCTAGGTGTATTAAAGAGGATTTGGGGTTCAAAAATGGTAAACCTCTGGCAGCTTGTATCATATACAAATGTCTTCATCATTGGCATGCCTTTGAATCTGAGCGCACGGCCATATTTGATTTCATTGTTGATGGAATTAATGATGTCCTAAAG GTTAGAGACGATGACATTATCTTGCCATATTGGCTGTCCAATACATCTGCACTTCTATGCCTCTTGCAAAGGAACTTGCATTCAAATGGCTTTTCAACAGCCACTGCTCAACGCTATGCCAGATCATCTGGCTTGACCAGCCGAATTGGGCAT AAGCTGAGGTCTCCATTGAAGCTTATTGGATATGATGATAGTACAGTACATGTGGAAGCAAGATATCCAGCTATTCTTTTTAAACAACAGCTAACTGCTTGTGTAGAGAAGATTTATGGCCTTATACGTGATAATTTGAAAAAGGAGCTTTCTCCACTTCTTGCATCATGTATTCAG GCACCTAAAACAGGTCGGATGCTAGGTGGAAAATTATCTAAGTCTCCTGGTGGGCTTCCTCCACAATCACCTGTTGCTCAATGGGACAACATCATCAAATTTTTGGATTCACTCATGAGCAGAATGCGTGTAAATCAT GTACCATCCTTTTTCATCCGCAAGCTGGTTACTCAGGTTTTTTCCTTCACCAACATTACACTCTTCAATAG CCTTCTGTTGCGACGTGAATGTTGCACTTTCTCAAATGGTGAATATGTAAAGTCTGGGCTTGCAGAACTGGAGAAATGGATAGTTAATGCAAAGGAGGAG TATGCAGGAACATCCTGGCACGAACTGAACTATATAAGGCAAGCTGTTGGGTTTCTG GTAATACaccagaagagaaaaaaatctttggaagaaaTTCGGCAGGATCTTTGTCCg GCACTAACAGTGAGGCAAATTTATCGGATCTGTACTATGTACTGGGACGACAAATATGCAACCCAAAGTGTGTCCAACGAG GTAGTTAATCAAATGAGGGACATTGTGGGCAGGGACAATCAGAATTTGACAACTAATTCTTTCTTGTTGGACGATGATATGAG CATTCCTTTTTCTGCTGAAGACATAGATATGGCAATCCCTGCTATAAATACTGATGATATCGATCCCCCAGCATTTTTGTGCGAATATCCCTGTGCCCAGTTTCTTACTTTACATGAGAAATAA
- the LOC106760902 gene encoding myosin-15 isoform X1 gives MPEPIMNMRHGTKVWVHDRDFAWIPAEVVESSAKKVTVATASGHKVVALSENVFPRDADEDEHGGVEDMTRLAYLNEPGVLYNLRRRYALNDIYTYTGSILIAVNPFTKLPHLYDIHMMEQYKGTPFGELSPHVYAVADASYRAMMNGGQSQSILVSGESGAGKTETTKLIMQYLTFVGGRAAGDDRTVEQQVLESNPLLEAFGNARTVRNDNSSRFGKFVEIQFDSNGRISGAAIRTYLLERSRVVQITDPERNYHCFYQLCASERDVEKYKLGHPSHFHYLNQSKVYELDGINSAEEYTKTRRAMDIVGISHEDQEAIFCTLAAILHLGNIEFSPGKEHDSSVLKDDKSRFHLQMAADLFRCDLNLLLATLCTRSIQTREGNIVKALDCNAAVAGRDALAKTVYARLFDWLVDKINSSVGQDINSQMQIGVLDIYGFECFKDNSFEQFCINFANEKLQQHFNQHVFKMEQEEYTKEEINWSYIEFIDNQDVLDLIEKKPIGIIALLDEACMFPKSTHETFSTKLFKHFLSHPRLEKEKFSETDFTLSHYAGKVTYHTETFLDKNRDYVVVEHCNLLSSSKLPFVSALFPLLTEESSRSSYKFSSVASRFKQQLQALMETLNTTEPHYIRCVKPSSLNRPQKFENTSVIHQLRCGGVLEAVRISLAGYPTRRIYSEFVDRYGLIAPEFMDGSYDDKAVTLKILQKLKLENFQLGRTKVFLRAGQICILDSRRAEVLDNAAKCIQRQLRMFIARRDFISICAATLSLQACCRGCISRKIYAFKRETAAAISIQKYRRMCLMRHAYVKLCYSAIIVQSNVRGFTTRQRLLRRKEHKAATYIQAYWRMCKVRSAFLKHQNSVVAMQCLWRCRQAKRELRRLKQEANEAGALRLAKNKLEKQLEELTWRLHLEKKIRISNEEVKHVEISKLQKMVEALNLELDAAKLATINECNRNAVLQNQLKLSVKEKSSLERELVAMDEVQKENAQLKGSLEAFEKKSMALELELVSARKDHDKTILKMREFEHKCSQLGQDVKSLQEKLFSLEDENHVLRQKALTVSPKSNYRGLTKSFSEKQPNAVAPCTDQKPIFESPTPTKLISSFTHGSFSDSRRSKLTAEKHQDNNELLSRCIKEDLGFKNGKPLAACIIYKCLHHWHAFESERTAIFDFIVDGINDVLKVRDDDIILPYWLSNTSALLCLLQRNLHSNGFSTATAQRYARSSGLTSRIGHKLRSPLKLIGYDDSTVHVEARYPAILFKQQLTACVEKIYGLIRDNLKKELSPLLASCIQAPKTGRMLGGKLSKSPGGLPPQSPVAQWDNIIKFLDSLMSRMRVNHVPSFFIRKLVTQVFSFTNITLFNSLLLRRECCTFSNGEYVKSGLAELEKWIVNAKEEYAGTSWHELNYIRQAVGFLVIHQKRKKSLEEIRQDLCPALTVRQIYRICTMYWDDKYATQSVSNEVVNQMRDIVGRDNQNLTTNSFLLDDDMSIPFSAEDIDMAIPAINTDDIDPPAFLCEYPCAQFLTLHEK, from the exons ATGCCT GAACCAATCATGAATATGCGCCATGGCACTAAGGTTTGGGTTCACGACAGGGATTTCGCGTGGATTCCAGCTGAAGTAGTCGAATCTTCAGCAAAGAAAGTTACCGTTGCCACTGCTTCTGGCCATAAG gTTGTTGCTCTTTCCGAGAACGTGTTTCCCAGGGATGCGGACGAAGATGAGCATGGAGGAGTGGAAGATATGACGAGGTTGGCTTACTTGAATGAGCCAGGGGTGTTGTACAATCTCCGCAGAAGATATGCGCTGAATGATATCTAT ACTTATACAGGGAGCATCTTAATAGCTGTTAATCCATTCACAAAGCTTCCCCATCTGTATGACATTCATATGATGGAGCAGTATAAGGGAACTCCATTTGGTGAGCTTAGTCCACATGTATATGCTGTTGCTGATGCTTCTTATAG AGCTATGATGAATGGAGGTCAAAGCCAATCTATCTTGGTTAGTGGTGAAAGTGGTGCAGGGAAAACAGAGACTACAaaattgattatgcaatatcTTACCTTTGTTGGTGGGCGTGCTGCTGGTGATGACAGAACTGTTGAACAACAAGTTCTTGAA TCGAATCCACTCTTAGAGGCATTTGGCAATGCAAGGACTGTCAGGAATGACAATTCAAG CCGTTTTGGGAAGTTTGTTGAAATTCAATTTGATTCAAATGGTAGAATATCTGGTGCTGCAATTAGAACTTACTTGCTAGAAAGATCACGAGTAGTACAGATAACAGATCCAGAACGAAATTATCACTGCTTTTATCAGTTGTGTGCATCTGAAAGG GATGTAGAGAAGTATAAGTTGGGACATCCAAGTCACTTCCACTATTTGAATCAAAGTAAAGTCTACGAATTAGATGGCATAAATAGTGCTGAAGAGTACACGAAGACAAGGAGAGCAATGGATATTGTTGGCATAAGTCATGAGGATCAG GAAGCCATATTTTGCACCTTGGCTGCAATTTTACATTTGGGAAACATTGAATTTTCTCCTGGTAAAGAGCATGACTCATCAGTACTAAAAGATGATAAATCAAGATTTCATTTGCAGATGGCTGCCGATCTTTTCAG GTGTGATTTGAACCTACTACTTGCAACATTATGTACGCGTTCAATACAAACCCGAGAAGGAAATATTGTCAAAGCTCTTGATTGTAATGCTGCTGTTGCCGGCCGGGATGCTTTGGCAAAAACTGTCTATGCTCGTTTATTTGATTG GCTTGTTGATAAGATCAATAGTTCTGTGGGCCAAGATATCAATTCCCAGATGCAAATTGGAGTTTTGGATATTTATGGTTTTGAGTGTTTTAAGGATAATAG TTTTGAGCAATTCTGCATCAACTTTGCAAATGAAAAGCTTCAGCAACATTTTAATCAG CATGTTTTCAAGATGGAGCAGGAGGAATACACCAAAGAAGAAATTAACTGGAGCTACATTGAATTTATAGACAACCAAGATGTTTTAGATTTGATTGAAAAG AAACCCATTGGGATCATTGCTCTGTTAGATGAAGCTTG CATGTTTCCAAAATCAACGCATGAAACATTCTCTACCAAGTTGTTTAAACACTTCCTGTCACACCCTCGGTTAGAAAAGGAGAAGTTTTCAGAAACAGATTTTACCCTTTCTCATTATGCTGGAAAG GTCACTTACCATACAGAGACATTCTTAGACAAAAATCGTGATTATGTAGTTGTAGAACATTGTAATCTATTATCCTCTTCAAAGTTGCCATTTGTGTCGGCTCTTTTTCCTTTGCTAACAGAGGAATCTTCAAGGTCATCATACAAGTTTTCTTCTGTGGCTTCCAGATTTAAG CAACAACTGCAAGCACTCATGGAAACACTTAACACAACAGAACCTCATTACATTCGTTGTGTCAAGCCAAGTTCTTTGAATCGACCACAAAAGTTTGAGAATACTAGTGTCATACACCAATTACGTTGTGGG ggtGTCCTTGAGGCTGTTAGAATAAGTTTGGCAGGTTACCCCACTCGTAGGATATACTCAGAGTTTGTAGACCGCTATGGATTAATAGCTCCCGAATTTATGGATGGAag TTACGATGATAAAGCTGTAACCCTGAAAATATTGCAAAAGCTAAAGCTTGAGAATTTTCAG TTAGGTAGGACCAAAGTGTTTCTGAGGGCCGGTCAAATTTGCATTTTAGACTCTCGACGTGCTGAAGTTTTGGACAATGCTGCAAAATGTATTCAGCGTCAACTGCGGATGTTTATTGCTCGCAGGGATTTCATCTCAATTTGTGCCGCTACACTTTCTCTTCAAGCATGCTGCAGGG GTTGCATTAGCCGAAAGATATATGCTTTTAAGCGGGAGACAGCAGCAGCTATTTCCATTCAAAAATACAGGCGTATGTGTCTGATGAGACATGCTTATGTGAAATTGTGTTATTCTGCTATTATTGTGCAATCCAATGTTCGTGGTTTCACAACTCGACAAAGGTTGTTGCGTAGAAAGGAGCACAAAGCTGCTACTTACATTCAG GCCTATTGGAGGATGTGCAAGGTTCGATCTGCATTCctaaaacatcaaaattcagTTGTAGCAATGCAATGCCTTTGGCGATGCAGACAAGCAAAAAGAGAGCTTCGTAGACTTAAGCAA gAGGCTAATGAAGCGGGAGCCTTGCGTTTAGCTAAGAATAAACTTGAGAAACAATTGGAAGAGCTTACATGGCGTTTGCAtctagagaaaaaaattagg ATTTCTAATGAAGAGGTTAAGCATGTTGAGATTTCCAAATTACAGAAGATGGTGGAGGCTCTGAATCTTGAATTAGATGCAGCTAAACTTGCAACAATTAATGAGTGCAACAGAAATGCAGTTTTGCAAAATCAGTTGAAGTTATCAGTAAAGGAAAAATCTTCTTTAGAAAGAGAGCTAGTTGCAATGGATGAAGTGCAAAAGGAAAATGCTCAATTAAAG GGTTCACTGGAGGCTTTTGAAAAGAAGAGCATGGCTTTGGAGCTTGAACTTGTTAGTGCTCGGAAAGACCATGACAAAACCATTCTGAAAATGAGGGAGTTTGAACACAAGTGTTCTCAACTTGGGCAAGATGTGAAAAG cCTCCAGGAAAAGCTATTTAGTTTAGAGGATGAAAATCATGTGCTTCGTCAGAAAGCCTTAACTGTATCTCCTAAGAGTAACTATCGAGGTTTAACAAAGTCATTTTCAGAA AAACAACCAAATGCAGTAGCTCCCTGCACTGATCAAAAGCCCATATTT GAATCGCCCACACCTACAAAACTTATTTCCTCTTTTACACATGGAAGTTTCTCAGACTCTCGTAGATCAAAATTAACGGCAGAGAAGCACCAG GATAACAATGAACTCCTCTCTAGGTGTATTAAAGAGGATTTGGGGTTCAAAAATGGTAAACCTCTGGCAGCTTGTATCATATACAAATGTCTTCATCATTGGCATGCCTTTGAATCTGAGCGCACGGCCATATTTGATTTCATTGTTGATGGAATTAATGATGTCCTAAAG GTTAGAGACGATGACATTATCTTGCCATATTGGCTGTCCAATACATCTGCACTTCTATGCCTCTTGCAAAGGAACTTGCATTCAAATGGCTTTTCAACAGCCACTGCTCAACGCTATGCCAGATCATCTGGCTTGACCAGCCGAATTGGGCAT AAGCTGAGGTCTCCATTGAAGCTTATTGGATATGATGATAGTACAGTACATGTGGAAGCAAGATATCCAGCTATTCTTTTTAAACAACAGCTAACTGCTTGTGTAGAGAAGATTTATGGCCTTATACGTGATAATTTGAAAAAGGAGCTTTCTCCACTTCTTGCATCATGTATTCAG GCACCTAAAACAGGTCGGATGCTAGGTGGAAAATTATCTAAGTCTCCTGGTGGGCTTCCTCCACAATCACCTGTTGCTCAATGGGACAACATCATCAAATTTTTGGATTCACTCATGAGCAGAATGCGTGTAAATCAT GTACCATCCTTTTTCATCCGCAAGCTGGTTACTCAGGTTTTTTCCTTCACCAACATTACACTCTTCAATAG CCTTCTGTTGCGACGTGAATGTTGCACTTTCTCAAATGGTGAATATGTAAAGTCTGGGCTTGCAGAACTGGAGAAATGGATAGTTAATGCAAAGGAGGAG TATGCAGGAACATCCTGGCACGAACTGAACTATATAAGGCAAGCTGTTGGGTTTCTG GTAATACaccagaagagaaaaaaatctttggaagaaaTTCGGCAGGATCTTTGTCCg GCACTAACAGTGAGGCAAATTTATCGGATCTGTACTATGTACTGGGACGACAAATATGCAACCCAAAGTGTGTCCAACGAG GTAGTTAATCAAATGAGGGACATTGTGGGCAGGGACAATCAGAATTTGACAACTAATTCTTTCTTGTTGGACGATGATATGAG CATTCCTTTTTCTGCTGAAGACATAGATATGGCAATCCCTGCTATAAATACTGATGATATCGATCCCCCAGCATTTTTGTGCGAATATCCCTGTGCCCAGTTTCTTACTTTACATGAGAAATAA